From Pseudomonas fluorescens, one genomic window encodes:
- a CDS encoding prepilin peptidase: MPLSEFLTVYPLAFIIFALVLGLVIGSFLNVLVWRLPKMLERDWRQQALEVLGLPGDAAGPIYNLMLPQSHCPHCAHPLRARDNIPLLSYLCLRGRCAHCRAPISARYPLVELACCLVSGFVAWHFGFGWQAGAMLLLSWGLLALCLIDADHQLLPDVLVLPLLWLGLIINAGELFVPLPDALWGAVAGYLSLWTVYWLFKLLTGKEGIGHGDFKLLALLGAWGGWQILPLTILLASLVGAVLGLIWLRLNKVNAATPIPFGPYLAIAGWIALLWGGQITDFYWHFVGLK, translated from the coding sequence ATGCCCTTGAGTGAATTCCTGACTGTCTACCCGCTGGCCTTTATCATTTTTGCCCTGGTCCTTGGACTGGTGATTGGCAGCTTTCTTAATGTGCTGGTCTGGCGTCTGCCGAAAATGCTCGAGCGCGACTGGCGCCAGCAGGCCCTTGAAGTACTGGGCCTTCCCGGGGATGCAGCAGGCCCCATCTACAACCTGATGCTGCCCCAGTCCCATTGCCCGCACTGCGCGCATCCACTGCGTGCCCGGGACAACATTCCGCTGCTCAGTTATCTGTGCCTGCGCGGTCGCTGTGCACACTGTCGAGCGCCAATCAGCGCACGTTATCCGCTGGTCGAACTGGCCTGCTGCCTGGTGTCCGGATTCGTCGCCTGGCACTTCGGCTTTGGCTGGCAGGCTGGCGCCATGCTGCTGTTGAGCTGGGGCTTGTTGGCGTTGTGCTTGATCGATGCCGATCACCAACTGCTGCCGGACGTGCTGGTCCTGCCACTGCTATGGCTGGGATTGATCATCAACGCGGGCGAGCTTTTCGTGCCCCTCCCGGACGCCCTATGGGGCGCCGTTGCGGGTTACCTGAGCCTGTGGACGGTGTACTGGCTGTTCAAGTTGCTCACCGGCAAGGAAGGTATCGGCCACGGTGATTTCAAGCTCCTGGCGCTGCTGGGGGCCTGGGGCGGTTGGCAGATCCTGCCCTTGACGATCCTGCTGGCGTCGCTGGTGGGTGCGGTGCTCGGGCTGATCTGGCTAAGGCTGAACAAGGTGAATGCGGCAACGCCGATCCCGTTTGGCCCCTATCTGGCAATTGCCGGCTGGATTGCTCTGCTCTGGGGTGGTCAAATAACCGACTTCTATTGGCATTTTGTCGGCTTGAAATGA
- the coaE gene encoding dephospho-CoA kinase (Dephospho-CoA kinase (CoaE) performs the final step in coenzyme A biosynthesis.), which translates to MNTPVEKPWILGLTGGIGSGKSAAAQHFINLGIHAVDADHAARWVVEPGRPALAQIAEHFGAQVLQANGQLDRAALRQLIFEIPDERRWLEKLLHPLIAEEIAAHLARAQSPYAILVSPLLIESGQHAITQRVLVIDAPQQLQIERTLQRDQTSEQQVQAILKVQASREERIRHADDVLVNDRDLAWLHSEVERLHHFYLTLRGGQS; encoded by the coding sequence ATGAATACCCCTGTGGAAAAACCCTGGATTCTTGGCCTCACCGGCGGTATCGGTAGTGGCAAAAGCGCGGCAGCGCAGCACTTCATCAACCTCGGCATCCATGCGGTCGACGCCGATCACGCCGCACGCTGGGTCGTCGAGCCCGGGCGCCCGGCGCTGGCGCAGATTGCCGAACATTTCGGCGCCCAGGTATTGCAGGCAAACGGACAGTTGGATCGGGCGGCGCTGCGCCAATTGATCTTCGAGATCCCCGACGAGCGTCGCTGGCTGGAAAAACTCCTGCACCCTTTGATCGCCGAGGAAATCGCCGCCCACCTGGCCCGCGCGCAGTCGCCCTACGCCATTCTGGTGTCGCCCTTGCTCATCGAGTCCGGGCAGCATGCGATAACTCAACGGGTACTGGTAATCGATGCCCCGCAGCAGTTACAGATCGAACGTACCCTGCAGCGCGACCAGACCAGCGAGCAGCAGGTTCAGGCGATTCTCAAGGTCCAGGCCAGTCGCGAAGAACGTATCCGTCATGCCGACGATGTGCTGGTCAACGACCGTGACCTCGCCTGGCTGCATAGCGAAGTCGAACGTCTTCATCACTTTTACCTAACTTTGCGTGGAGGCCAGTCATGA
- the yacG gene encoding DNA gyrase inhibitor YacG produces MSQPLTVECPTCGAPVEWTANNINRPFCSDRCKLIDLGAWAAEEHKIPVSPDAEDDLFSDDLEPRH; encoded by the coding sequence ATGAGCCAACCCCTGACCGTCGAATGCCCAACCTGCGGCGCACCTGTCGAATGGACGGCCAACAACATCAATCGGCCCTTTTGCTCCGACCGCTGCAAGCTCATCGATCTCGGGGCCTGGGCTGCGGAGGAGCACAAGATCCCGGTCAGCCCGGATGCCGAGGACGACCTCTTCAGCGACGACCTCGAACCCCGCCACTAA
- a CDS encoding energy-coupling factor ABC transporter permease → MITAQLLSTETLVVGWLIYVPVLLWAMIRAPWVELFSDSRRQHLLFGTVFALFMLWLVRRDFDTGVSYHFIGMTAVTLLLDWPLALVGGLVAQIGLVLLGRQDLAAMGVNGALLIVLPVLVTEGCAILVERAQPRNPFVYIFCSGFFAAALSALLCLLVGLGLLWLDERFAMPEWLEDFVGYLWLIIFPEAFINGMVISALVVFCPEWLETFNRTRYLSAPWKDDDKA, encoded by the coding sequence ATGATCACTGCCCAGTTGCTGTCGACGGAAACCCTGGTGGTCGGTTGGCTGATCTACGTGCCGGTGCTGCTTTGGGCCATGATCCGCGCGCCATGGGTCGAGTTGTTCAGTGACAGTCGGCGCCAGCACCTGCTGTTCGGCACCGTGTTTGCCCTGTTCATGCTGTGGCTGGTGCGCCGCGACTTCGATACCGGAGTGTCCTATCACTTCATTGGCATGACGGCCGTTACCTTACTGCTGGACTGGCCATTGGCGCTGGTCGGTGGCCTGGTGGCGCAAATCGGCCTGGTGCTGCTGGGGCGCCAGGACCTGGCGGCGATGGGCGTCAATGGCGCATTGCTGATTGTCCTGCCGGTGCTGGTCACCGAGGGCTGTGCGATCCTGGTCGAGCGCGCTCAGCCGCGAAACCCGTTCGTTTATATCTTCTGTTCAGGCTTCTTTGCCGCAGCCCTGTCGGCCCTGTTGTGCCTGCTGGTGGGGCTGGGGCTGTTGTGGCTCGACGAACGTTTCGCCATGCCGGAATGGCTGGAGGATTTTGTCGGTTATCTGTGGCTGATCATCTTCCCCGAGGCCTTTATCAACGGCATGGTCATCAGCGCGCTGGTGGTGTTCTGTCCTGAATGGCTGGAAACCTTTAACCGCACGCGATACCTGTCGGCGCCGTGGAAGGATGATGACAAGGCTTGA
- a CDS encoding LysR family transcriptional regulator, which yields MDLLNSMRVFVRVVDCASFTAAADALDLSTAQVSRLVADLEQHLQARLLQRTTRRLSLTEAGERFLQRSRQILEDMQEATEEARGAHQKPSGRLRVHSMNGLGVLITPLIARYCERYPDVVFELTLSQRNPDPLEEGHDVVISIAYELEDSQRVAQTLGQIYSVPCAAPAYLERHGIPQHPSALNEHRCLRMVDPLYSDQWQLQDGHDEYTISPTRTFQCNVAESMVKASEAGMGISLLPFYTATRPLSDGTLVRLLPNCRARERNVYALYPSRHFLDAKVRTWVDFLKIELPKLFAEHEAVMEDSRHWA from the coding sequence GTGGATTTACTCAACAGCATGCGGGTGTTCGTCCGCGTGGTGGATTGCGCCAGCTTCACTGCCGCCGCCGATGCGCTCGACTTATCCACTGCACAAGTCTCGCGCCTGGTCGCGGATCTGGAGCAACATCTGCAAGCGCGGCTGTTACAGCGCACCACCCGCCGGCTCAGTCTGACTGAGGCCGGTGAGCGCTTCCTGCAGCGCAGCCGGCAAATACTCGAGGATATGCAAGAAGCGACAGAGGAAGCTCGCGGCGCCCATCAAAAGCCCAGCGGGCGCCTGCGGGTGCACAGCATGAATGGCCTTGGTGTGCTGATCACGCCGTTGATTGCCCGCTATTGCGAGCGTTACCCGGACGTGGTGTTCGAGCTGACCCTGTCGCAGCGTAATCCTGATCCGCTGGAGGAAGGGCACGATGTGGTGATTTCCATCGCTTACGAACTGGAGGATTCGCAGCGGGTTGCGCAAACCCTCGGGCAGATCTACAGCGTGCCTTGCGCTGCACCGGCCTACCTGGAACGCCACGGAATCCCCCAGCACCCGTCGGCACTAAATGAGCATCGCTGCTTGCGTATGGTCGATCCGTTGTACAGCGATCAATGGCAACTGCAGGACGGACACGACGAGTACACCATCAGCCCGACCCGCACCTTCCAGTGCAACGTCGCCGAGTCGATGGTCAAGGCCTCCGAGGCGGGCATGGGCATCAGCCTGCTGCCGTTCTATACCGCGACGCGCCCCTTGAGTGACGGCACCCTGGTGCGCCTGCTGCCGAATTGTCGTGCGCGCGAACGCAATGTCTACGCCCTGTACCCGTCTCGGCATTTCCTCGATGCCAAGGTGCGCACCTGGGTGGATTTTCTGAAGATCGAGCTGCCCAAATTGTTCGCCGAACATGAAGCGGTCATGGAGGATTCCCGGCATTGGGCCTGA
- a CDS encoding DUF2790 domain-containing protein, giving the protein MKALLSLFLTVVATSALAAGNEPATTPYDPAQPLDIARVISISDTSNACGVVPSTMVYVDPQGQTHRVTYQVMGTCSGA; this is encoded by the coding sequence ATGAAAGCCTTGCTCAGCCTGTTCCTCACGGTGGTCGCCACTTCGGCCCTGGCCGCCGGTAATGAACCCGCCACCACGCCCTATGATCCGGCACAGCCGCTGGACATTGCCCGGGTGATCTCCATCAGCGATACCTCCAACGCCTGCGGCGTAGTGCCCTCCACCATGGTATACGTCGACCCTCAAGGCCAGACCCACCGGGTAACTTATCAGGTCATGGGCACCTGCAGCGGCGCATGA
- a CDS encoding benzoate/H(+) symporter BenE family transporter, whose translation MRALLRDFSLSAAVAGFIATVISYAGPLVIIFQAANAAHLSREVLSSWVWAISIGSALLGIGLSLRYRVPVIIAWSAPGSALLVALLPGISMPEAVGAYLVSSLIILLIGISGAFDRIISKLPGAIAAAMLAGILFSFGTGLFVSLQGKPLLVLAMFATYLLCKRMLPRYAVLMVLLVGCSIAFISGDLHRDALVIGFATPVWITPQFSLSATLNIALPLVMVALTGQFVPGMAVLRASGYSTPASPIIASSALGSALLAPFGCHGLNLAAITAAICTGREAHEDPRKRYVAGVVGGLCYLLLGIFGATLVSLFSAFPKELIAALAGLALFAAIAGALAGAMAVPNDREAALVTFLATASGMSLFGLSAAFWGLIFGMLTHFLLGVRRAEPEVQGRVDKKPAR comes from the coding sequence ATGAGAGCGCTATTGCGAGACTTTTCCCTGTCGGCAGCGGTCGCCGGATTTATCGCCACGGTGATTTCCTATGCCGGTCCGCTGGTGATTATTTTCCAGGCGGCAAACGCCGCGCATCTGTCTCGGGAAGTGCTCTCATCCTGGGTCTGGGCGATTTCCATTGGCAGCGCGCTGCTGGGAATCGGCTTGAGCCTGCGTTATCGGGTGCCGGTGATCATTGCCTGGTCGGCGCCGGGTTCGGCTTTGCTGGTGGCACTCTTGCCAGGCATCTCGATGCCAGAGGCGGTGGGGGCGTATCTGGTCAGTAGCCTGATTATCCTGCTGATCGGGATTTCAGGCGCCTTCGACCGGATCATCAGCAAACTGCCCGGGGCGATTGCCGCGGCCATGTTGGCGGGGATTCTGTTCAGCTTCGGCACCGGTTTGTTTGTCTCGCTGCAAGGCAAGCCTTTGCTGGTGCTGGCGATGTTTGCCACCTACCTGCTGTGCAAGCGGATGCTGCCGCGCTATGCGGTGTTGATGGTGCTGCTGGTGGGCTGTTCGATTGCCTTTATCAGCGGTGACTTGCACCGCGATGCCTTGGTGATCGGTTTCGCCACGCCGGTCTGGATCACCCCACAGTTCAGCTTGAGTGCAACCCTGAACATCGCCTTGCCCTTGGTGATGGTGGCGCTGACCGGACAATTCGTGCCGGGCATGGCGGTGTTGCGTGCCAGCGGCTATTCGACTCCGGCCAGTCCGATCATTGCCAGCAGTGCGTTGGGCTCGGCCTTGCTTGCACCGTTTGGCTGTCACGGTCTGAACCTGGCGGCGATTACCGCGGCCATCTGCACGGGACGCGAGGCTCACGAGGATCCGCGCAAGCGCTATGTGGCCGGTGTCGTAGGAGGGCTGTGTTATCTGCTACTGGGGATCTTCGGCGCGACTCTGGTTTCGCTGTTCTCCGCCTTTCCCAAAGAGCTGATCGCGGCACTGGCCGGTTTGGCCTTGTTCGCTGCGATTGCCGGCGCACTGGCCGGCGCCATGGCGGTGCCGAACGACCGCGAGGCGGCGTTGGTGACCTTTCTGGCCACCGCCTCGGGCATGTCGCTGTTTGGCTTGTCTGCGGCATTCTGGGGGCTGATTTTCGGCATGCTCACGCACTTCCTGCTGGGTGTGCGGCGTGCGGAGCCTGAAGTCCAAGGGCGCGTCGACAAAAAGCCAGCTCGCTAA
- a CDS encoding aromatic acid/H+ symport family MFS transporter, giving the protein MRTIDVHEVIDNARFNRFHWMVLFWCALIIIFDGYDLVIYGVVLPMLMKEWGLSPLQAGALGSYALFGMMFGALFFGPLSDRIGRKKAITLCVILFSGFTVLNGFARNPTEFGICRFIAGLGIGGVMPNVVALMNEYAPKKIRSTLVAIMFSGYSVGGMLSAGLGIVLIPSFGWQSVFYVAILPLLLLPLIMYFLPESVGFMLRQGRTEEARKVLQRIDPSCVVQANDELQMNEVKGNGTPVLQLFREGRALRTLMLWLAFFCCLLMVYALSSWLPKLMANAGYSLGSSLSFLLVLNFGAIFGAVGGGVLGDKLNLPRVLAVFFAVAAVSITLLGFNSPMPLLYLLIAIAGATTIGSQILLYACAAQFYSMTIRSTGLGWASGIGRNGAIVGPLLGGALLGINLPLPLNFMAFALPGAVAALAMTVFAISSRRSAQGMTANLSASGA; this is encoded by the coding sequence ATGCGCACGATCGACGTACATGAGGTTATCGATAACGCTCGTTTTAATCGTTTTCACTGGATGGTGCTGTTCTGGTGTGCCCTGATCATCATCTTCGATGGCTATGACCTGGTCATCTATGGCGTGGTGCTGCCGATGCTGATGAAAGAGTGGGGGCTAAGCCCGTTGCAGGCCGGTGCGCTGGGCAGTTATGCCCTGTTCGGGATGATGTTCGGGGCGCTGTTTTTCGGCCCTCTGTCGGACCGCATCGGGCGCAAGAAAGCTATCACCCTGTGCGTCATCCTGTTCAGTGGCTTTACCGTGCTCAACGGCTTCGCGCGCAACCCCACCGAGTTTGGCATCTGTCGCTTTATCGCCGGGCTAGGCATTGGCGGCGTCATGCCCAACGTAGTGGCACTGATGAACGAGTACGCGCCAAAAAAAATCCGCAGTACGTTGGTGGCAATCATGTTCAGCGGCTATTCGGTGGGCGGTATGCTGTCGGCCGGGCTCGGCATCGTGCTGATCCCCAGTTTCGGCTGGCAGTCGGTGTTTTACGTGGCGATCCTGCCGTTGTTGCTGTTGCCCCTGATCATGTACTTCCTGCCGGAATCGGTAGGCTTTATGTTGCGCCAAGGCCGTACTGAAGAAGCGCGCAAGGTGCTGCAACGGATTGATCCGTCCTGCGTCGTGCAAGCCAATGACGAGCTGCAAATGAATGAAGTGAAGGGCAACGGGACCCCGGTCCTGCAACTGTTCCGTGAGGGCCGGGCGCTGCGCACGCTGATGCTCTGGCTGGCGTTTTTCTGCTGCCTGTTGATGGTCTACGCCCTGAGTTCCTGGTTGCCGAAACTGATGGCCAATGCCGGATACAGCCTTGGTTCAAGTCTGTCGTTTCTGCTGGTGCTGAATTTTGGAGCGATCTTCGGCGCGGTGGGTGGCGGTGTGCTCGGTGACAAACTCAATCTGCCACGGGTGCTGGCGGTGTTTTTCGCGGTAGCTGCGGTCTCAATTACCCTGCTGGGCTTCAACAGCCCGATGCCGCTGTTGTACCTGTTGATTGCCATTGCCGGTGCGACCACCATTGGTTCACAAATCCTCCTGTATGCCTGCGCCGCGCAGTTCTATTCAATGACCATTCGTTCCACCGGTCTGGGCTGGGCGTCGGGAATCGGGCGCAACGGGGCGATTGTCGGTCCATTGTTGGGGGGCGCCTTGTTGGGCATCAATTTGCCGCTACCCCTCAACTTCATGGCATTTGCCTTGCCGGGAGCAGTCGCGGCGCTGGCGATGACGGTATTTGCCATCAGCAGCCGGCGTTCTGCCCAAGGCATGACAGCCAACCTATCAGCGAGCGGTGCCTGA